The following are from one region of the Acidobacteriota bacterium genome:
- a CDS encoding response regulator, with protein MAGQILIVDDHEAVRRAIRTLLSVRPEWSVCGEAGDGLEAIEKAKALRPDVILMDISMPRMDGLQATQQIRKALPSTKVIIVSQNDPTVVLRQAREVDAAGYVAKGLLSKELIPAIERIIGSFPVGNESVPESRPSEPAAPGWLSGGGELGHLILTHDWSKTPLGSIDSWPQSLKTSVNLILNSQHPMWIGWGPEATFLYNDAYIHVLSMAKHPWALGLPAAKVWAEIWDICGPLADKVFKMGEASFVDEVRLFMNRGNFLEETYYSFSYSPIRDESGEIAGLFCPSTEVTPKVINARRLRTLSELSARALMQRTTDGACASAVATLAKNADDVPFVALYLIDSENKTARLEQVAGIARGIDTLTPLVVPLDQAAGKVVWPIAGVAQSVASRVVPVQALDGLPLGPAQQRLSEAIVLPVTTRGQERPLGVLVAGVNPARQLDSEYLTFYELVAGQIATAVQNASTAEEEKKRIEALAEIDRAKTIFFSNVSHEFRTPLTLMLGPVEELLARSHTDLTPAAKTQLELVNRNGSRLLRLVNTLLDFSRIEAGRMQAMYQATDLPAFTAELASVFRSATEKAGLKLELDLPRLSEPVYVDRNMWEKIVLNLISNAFKFTFEGTIRVGLKPVGENIELRVRDTGVGIPAEEIPHLFDRFHRIENVRSRTHEGSGIGLALVQELVKLHGGTVRVKSTPDKGSTFIVSVPRGSAHLPADRIGGVRLSASTSVSAAPFVEEALRWLPGAGESDADAETITDYDLVPVPCPPEAPSAASADRPFILLADDNADMRQYLVRLLSERYEVKAVADGSAALEATRERLPGLVLTDVMMPILDGFGLLRELRADPRTKTLPVILLSARAGEESRVEGMEHGADDYLIKPFSARELLARVQTHLEMARMRQESEDALRQRTAQFATLLNEAPLGVFLVDEQLHIREANPLAVNAFGKVRNLIGQDFKEITGLLAPDDYADEIVSRFRQTLATGEPYAVAERVSQRRDRRAREIYEWQINRISLQEGGYGVVCYFREISSQVQSREAIAESEQRLIRALDVGGVGAWEWDLNTQKAWRSPLHDQIFGYKSPRPDWSFEIFLEHVLPEDREEVNRTFKAAIAGNHEWHFECRIRRADNIVRWIWKKGVVDVDEQGNLCGLKGMVRDITEYKEAERELSAHRQRFDLVAEAAQVGFWFCDLPFDKLIWDNRVKEHFWLAPDEDVTIETFYERLHPDDRERTRLAISESNVNDTKYDIEYRTVADDGREKWIRALGRTFYNAAGEPTRFDGVTLDVTERRHIEDRERAMREESVATTAKFRAIFEQTPVFAGIMALDGKLVDANRLSLEACGYRPEDVLGRPFWQTGWWRLSDKTMQKIREGTIQAAQGTPYRETLTYYWADGSEHLVDFSLHPIRDPEGNILFLHPTGIDITDLKRAEEDYRVLAETLEGAVQSRTRELEVRNTEVLLQSEQLRHLSRRLLQAQDEERRRIARELHDSAGQILTALAMSLARIVQNAKKDAAAWSEDVVDSERLVQQLSQEIRTMSYLLHPPLLDEAGLPGALDWYIRGLMDRGNLDIGLTISEDLGRLPREMELAMFRLVQECLTNIHRHSGSKKAMIEVSCENDTVVLNVQDEGKGISPEKLAEIQSRGAGVGIRGMRERVLPLGGEMSIQSNGQGTTISFLFPLDAEDVERAEKTRLEYRLQ; from the coding sequence ATGGCGGGCCAGATACTGATCGTCGATGATCACGAGGCGGTGCGGCGAGCGATCCGTACGCTGCTTTCTGTGCGTCCTGAGTGGAGTGTCTGTGGCGAAGCGGGAGATGGCCTGGAAGCGATCGAAAAGGCGAAAGCTCTTCGACCCGACGTTATCTTGATGGACATTTCCATGCCGCGCATGGACGGACTGCAAGCCACACAACAGATTCGCAAGGCACTGCCCTCTACCAAGGTCATCATCGTCAGTCAAAACGACCCTACTGTAGTGCTCCGACAGGCTCGAGAGGTGGATGCCGCCGGTTACGTGGCTAAGGGTCTCCTTTCCAAAGAGTTGATACCGGCCATCGAGAGAATCATCGGCTCTTTTCCGGTTGGAAACGAAAGTGTGCCGGAATCCCGGCCATCAGAACCCGCTGCTCCAGGCTGGTTGTCCGGAGGCGGCGAATTAGGGCACCTGATTCTGACCCATGATTGGTCGAAGACTCCACTCGGCTCCATTGACAGCTGGCCGCAGAGTCTGAAGACATCCGTCAATCTTATCCTCAATTCCCAACACCCGATGTGGATCGGATGGGGCCCCGAGGCGACATTCCTCTACAACGACGCCTATATCCATGTGCTCAGCATGGCGAAACATCCGTGGGCGCTTGGACTGCCGGCGGCCAAAGTGTGGGCCGAGATCTGGGATATCTGCGGACCGCTCGCTGACAAGGTTTTCAAAATGGGGGAAGCCTCGTTTGTGGACGAGGTCCGTCTCTTCATGAACCGTGGCAACTTCCTGGAAGAAACATACTATTCATTTTCGTACAGTCCTATCCGAGACGAATCAGGAGAAATTGCGGGACTCTTTTGCCCCTCGACGGAAGTTACTCCAAAGGTTATCAACGCGCGTCGCCTTCGTACTCTTTCGGAACTCTCTGCTCGCGCATTGATGCAAAGAACGACGGACGGAGCCTGCGCCTCTGCGGTCGCCACGCTGGCCAAGAATGCAGACGATGTTCCGTTTGTCGCCCTTTACCTGATCGACAGCGAAAATAAGACCGCACGGCTGGAGCAAGTGGCTGGCATTGCCAGAGGGATCGATACTCTTACTCCCCTCGTGGTCCCGTTGGATCAAGCCGCAGGGAAGGTCGTTTGGCCCATCGCCGGCGTAGCCCAATCCGTTGCATCACGGGTCGTGCCCGTCCAGGCTCTCGATGGATTGCCGTTAGGGCCGGCACAACAGCGTCTGTCCGAGGCTATTGTTCTACCGGTAACTACGCGCGGGCAAGAGCGGCCCTTGGGCGTATTGGTTGCTGGAGTCAATCCAGCGCGGCAACTGGATTCTGAATACCTCACCTTTTACGAACTTGTTGCGGGTCAGATCGCGACGGCGGTTCAGAACGCAAGCACTGCCGAAGAAGAGAAGAAACGGATCGAAGCGCTCGCCGAGATTGATCGCGCCAAAACCATTTTCTTCAGCAATGTGAGCCATGAATTTCGCACGCCCCTGACTTTGATGTTGGGTCCGGTCGAGGAATTGTTGGCAAGAAGCCACACCGACCTGACTCCGGCGGCCAAGACTCAACTCGAACTTGTGAACCGCAACGGCTCGCGGCTGCTGCGTTTGGTGAATACGCTGCTGGATTTCTCGCGTATCGAAGCGGGCCGCATGCAGGCGATGTATCAGGCGACGGACCTTCCGGCGTTCACCGCCGAACTGGCCAGCGTCTTTCGATCCGCTACCGAGAAGGCGGGCCTGAAACTCGAATTGGACCTGCCCCGGTTGAGCGAGCCGGTGTATGTCGACCGCAACATGTGGGAGAAGATCGTTCTCAATCTCATCTCCAACGCGTTCAAGTTCACATTTGAAGGAACAATCCGGGTTGGGTTGAAGCCGGTTGGAGAGAACATCGAGCTGCGGGTGCGCGATACCGGAGTCGGAATTCCGGCGGAAGAAATTCCACATCTGTTCGACCGTTTCCATCGCATTGAAAATGTCCGCAGCCGAACCCACGAAGGAAGCGGGATCGGTCTGGCATTGGTGCAAGAACTGGTGAAGTTGCATGGCGGGACGGTGCGCGTGAAGAGCACGCCGGACAAGGGCAGTACGTTCATTGTCAGCGTTCCGAGGGGGAGCGCGCATCTTCCCGCCGACCGGATTGGGGGAGTCCGCCTATCAGCGTCTACTTCGGTCAGCGCTGCTCCGTTTGTGGAGGAAGCGCTTCGTTGGCTTCCCGGTGCTGGGGAATCGGACGCAGACGCAGAGACCATCACCGACTACGATCTGGTTCCAGTTCCATGTCCACCGGAGGCACCGAGCGCAGCTTCGGCGGATCGCCCTTTCATCCTGCTGGCGGACGATAACGCCGATATGCGCCAGTATCTTGTCCGTTTGTTGTCCGAGCGATACGAGGTTAAAGCGGTCGCCGATGGAAGCGCCGCCTTGGAGGCAACTCGCGAGCGTCTTCCTGGCCTGGTGCTGACGGACGTGATGATGCCGATTCTCGATGGGTTTGGCCTGCTGCGCGAACTCCGCGCAGATCCGAGGACGAAAACGCTCCCCGTCATTCTTCTGTCGGCGCGGGCGGGTGAGGAATCCCGCGTGGAGGGAATGGAGCACGGGGCGGATGATTATCTTATCAAGCCGTTCAGCGCCCGCGAGTTGCTGGCCCGTGTGCAGACGCACCTGGAAATGGCGCGCATGCGCCAGGAATCCGAAGATGCCTTACGGCAGAGGACCGCACAATTTGCCACGCTGCTGAATGAAGCTCCGCTCGGCGTGTTTCTGGTGGACGAACAGCTTCACATTCGCGAAGCAAATCCGCTGGCGGTGAACGCCTTTGGCAAGGTCCGTAACCTGATTGGCCAGGATTTTAAGGAAATCACTGGTCTTCTGGCGCCTGATGACTATGCCGATGAGATCGTCTCCAGATTTCGGCAGACGCTCGCGACCGGGGAGCCCTATGCCGTCGCTGAGCGCGTGTCACAACGGCGCGATCGCAGAGCTCGTGAGATCTACGAGTGGCAGATCAACCGCATTTCACTCCAGGAGGGTGGCTACGGAGTGGTCTGTTATTTCCGGGAAATCTCAAGCCAGGTGCAGTCCCGCGAAGCGATTGCGGAATCGGAGCAGCGTCTGATTCGCGCTCTCGATGTCGGAGGCGTGGGTGCCTGGGAATGGGATCTCAATACTCAGAAGGCGTGGCGCTCGCCTTTACACGACCAGATCTTCGGCTACAAGTCTCCACGGCCCGACTGGTCGTTTGAAATTTTTCTTGAGCATGTCCTGCCGGAAGATCGCGAAGAAGTTAACAGAACGTTCAAAGCCGCCATAGCGGGAAATCACGAGTGGCATTTTGAATGCCGCATTCGCCGCGCCGACAATATCGTGCGCTGGATTTGGAAGAAAGGCGTTGTGGATGTCGATGAACAGGGTAATCTTTGCGGACTGAAGGGCATGGTTCGCGACATTACGGAATATAAGGAGGCTGAGCGCGAGTTGAGCGCTCACCGGCAGCGTTTCGACCTGGTGGCAGAAGCGGCACAGGTAGGATTCTGGTTCTGCGATCTCCCTTTCGACAAGCTTATCTGGGACAACCGGGTGAAGGAACATTTCTGGCTGGCGCCTGATGAAGATGTCACGATCGAAACATTTTACGAGCGCCTGCACCCCGACGATCGGGAGCGCACGCGGCTGGCGATTTCCGAGAGTAATGTCAACGACACGAAATACGATATTGAATACCGTACCGTTGCGGATGATGGCCGGGAGAAGTGGATTCGCGCTCTGGGCCGCACATTCTACAACGCTGCCGGCGAACCCACACGTTTCGATGGCGTGACCCTCGATGTCACCGAGCGCCGACATATTGAAGATCGCGAACGGGCCATGCGGGAAGAATCGGTCGCCACCACCGCGAAATTCCGTGCGATTTTCGAGCAGACTCCTGTTTTTGCCGGCATCATGGCGCTCGATGGCAAGCTCGTCGACGCCAATCGACTCTCCCTGGAAGCATGCGGATATCGGCCGGAAGATGTGCTCGGCCGCCCTTTCTGGCAAACGGGGTGGTGGCGCTTGTCAGACAAGACAATGCAGAAGATCAGGGAAGGCACGATTCAGGCTGCCCAGGGCACTCCCTATCGCGAGACTCTCACCTATTACTGGGCGGATGGAAGCGAGCACCTTGTGGATTTTTCTCTGCATCCCATTCGAGATCCGGAAGGCAACATTCTGTTCCTGCATCCCACAGGGATCGACATCACGGACCTGAAACGCGCCGAGGAAGATTATCGAGTGCTCGCAGAAACGCTAGAAGGCGCGGTGCAAAGCCGTACTCGAGAGCTGGAAGTCAGGAATACTGAAGTGTTGCTGCAGTCCGAACAGCTTCGCCATCTTTCTCGCCGCTTGTTGCAGGCGCAGGACGAAGAGCGGCGCCGCATTGCGCGAGAACTGCACGATAGTGCTGGTCAGATTCTCACGGCCCTGGCAATGAGCCTGGCGCGAATCGTCCAGAATGCGAAGAAGGACGCCGCTGCGTGGAGCGAAGACGTTGTGGATAGCGAGCGTTTGGTTCAGCAGTTGAGTCAGGAAATCCGAACCATGTCCTATCTGCTGCACCCTCCGCTGCTGGATGAGGCGGGACTTCCCGGCGCGCTGGATTGGTACATCCGCGGCCTCATGGATCGTGGCAATCTCGACATCGGGCTCACAATTTCAGAGGACCTTGGACGGCTTCCGCGCGAAATGGAGTTAGCCATGTTCCGCCTGGTGCAGGAATGCCTCACCAACATCCATCGGCATAGCGGAAGCAAGAAAGCGATGATCGAGGTGAGCTGCGAAAATGACACGGTCGTCCTGAACGTGCAGGACGAAGGGAAGGGAATCTCACCGGAGAAATTGGCGGAGATTCAATCGCGAGGCGCCGGCGTGGGAATTCGTGGGATGAGGGAACGAGTCCTGCCTTTGGGCGGCGAGATGAGTATTCAGTCCAATGGTCAGGGCACCACAATCTCGTTCCTATTCCCGCTCGACGCCGAGGATGTGGAACGTGCGGAGA
- a CDS encoding response regulator transcription factor, whose translation MNKLRILVADDHEIVRRGLVSLIKTQPNWEICGEADNGRQAVELAKQLRPQIVILDIGMPTLNGLEATRQILRENPQVRVLILTITDTDQAVRAVLDAGARGFLLKSDAARDLVSAIDALQYNKTFFTARVAEMVLSGYRGISGVPKKDLLLPNLTPREREVVQLLAEGKSTKEVASHLDISVKTAETHRSNIMRKLGLHSVSELVLYAVRNNIIQVATGSLGTMEPVAAPAVETPA comes from the coding sequence ATGAATAAGTTACGCATTCTTGTTGCCGACGATCACGAAATTGTCCGCAGGGGATTGGTTTCGCTTATTAAAACCCAACCTAATTGGGAAATATGCGGAGAAGCCGACAATGGCCGGCAAGCGGTGGAACTTGCGAAACAACTGCGGCCGCAAATCGTGATTCTGGATATCGGCATGCCGACCTTGAATGGCCTGGAAGCCACCCGCCAGATTCTGCGCGAAAATCCTCAAGTCCGAGTGCTAATTCTTACGATCACCGATACCGATCAGGCGGTTCGCGCCGTTCTGGATGCAGGAGCGCGAGGCTTCCTGCTGAAATCCGATGCGGCTCGCGATCTGGTGTCGGCGATCGATGCGCTGCAATACAACAAGACCTTCTTTACCGCCCGGGTTGCTGAGATGGTCCTCTCCGGCTATCGCGGCATTTCAGGGGTACCGAAGAAGGATCTGCTTTTGCCCAACCTCACTCCGCGGGAGCGTGAAGTCGTCCAGTTGCTGGCCGAGGGCAAGTCCACGAAGGAAGTGGCGTCTCACCTGGATATCAGCGTCAAGACAGCGGAAACTCACCGCAGCAACATTATGAGGAAGTTAGGCCTTCATTCCGTGAGCGAACTAGTGCTCTACGCGGTTCGCAACAACATTATTCAGGTCGCGACCGGCTCTTTGGGGACGATGGAGCCGGTTGCCGCTCCCGCCGTGGAAACTCCAGCATAG
- a CDS encoding YtxH domain-containing protein — MDWYRLAAKVGLVLTDPKLRATINDEVHSRASRAADNISSTYDEAVDRLDAAGDALRGRASWLSPTVGFLLGVGVGAGVGILFAPAAGSETRDAIRGRAVEMKNRVVDSASETAGSMRHAVSNLRSTGTEG, encoded by the coding sequence ATGGACTGGTACCGGCTGGCGGCGAAAGTGGGCCTCGTGCTCACTGATCCGAAACTGCGGGCGACGATCAATGATGAAGTGCACTCGCGAGCGAGCCGGGCTGCCGACAACATCAGCAGCACTTATGACGAGGCGGTTGATCGCCTGGATGCCGCGGGCGATGCGCTGCGAGGCCGAGCCAGCTGGCTCTCTCCGACGGTGGGCTTCTTGTTAGGGGTCGGGGTTGGAGCAGGCGTTGGCATTCTGTTCGCGCCGGCTGCAGGGTCCGAGACGCGTGACGCCATTCGCGGCAGAGCGGTCGAAATGAAGAACAGAGTCGTCGACTCGGCTTCCGAAACTGCCGGTTCGATGCGGCACGCAGTGAGCAACCTGCGATCCACCGGCACGGAAGGGTAG
- a CDS encoding trehalose-6-phosphate synthase, which produces MRLLSLRLIVSLILGITLVSTAFSYYEVIRKKQSLRSEVQRRAEELSESLASAIEQSWDPGDPPRELQRLVKRFGSREHLLGIVVLDHTGKVLAISPGLNTFLANAPLDLPLSMAKGEVRGQFLRLAAEPVHLMSVPLHDKGEIVGGLAVVHDVAYIRAESMRVWRESFLRVLAQVFFIVLITVVIVRWSITGPIARAAKWMRALRTDKAHSRHEMPDLEILKPLAREFETLAKSLTQARTAAEQEARLREAGARVWTAERLSVQVSNHLEGSRLFVVSNREPYMHQRNGKSIDVVVPPSGLVTALEPILTACDGTWIAQGSGDADFETVDSHDRLRVPPDDPHYTLRRVWLSKEEEEGYYYGFANEGLWPLCHIAHTRPIFRAQDWKYYEEVNQKFAATVLQEIEHVSNPVILVQDYHFALLPRLIKERRPEARVAIFWHIPWPNPEAFAICPWQLQLIDGLLGADLIGFHIQSHCNNFLQTVDRVVESRVDWEHFSVMRRDHSTIVRPFPISVSLSAEEVEVPPTWEESSMERAALLRKIGVEAIYLGVGVDRVDYTKGILERFLAVERFLEKWPSYQGKFTFVQIGAPSRTHIKRYHDLLVEVESEAQRINQRFQSAKWKPIVFLKGQHSHKEIIPFYKAADLCLVTSLHDGMNLVAKEFLAARNDERGVLILSQFTGAARELRDALLINPYDIDQTADAIRTALEMQPEDKQMRVQRMRKTIEEHNIYRWAGTLISELCELRLDQTEESSERSRATSAVS; this is translated from the coding sequence ATGCGACTACTGAGTCTTCGTCTCATTGTCTCGCTGATCCTCGGGATCACTCTCGTTTCGACGGCTTTCTCCTACTATGAGGTCATCCGGAAAAAACAAAGCCTGCGTAGTGAAGTGCAGCGCCGGGCAGAAGAACTGAGCGAGAGTCTAGCCAGCGCCATCGAGCAATCATGGGACCCCGGAGATCCTCCTCGGGAGTTACAGCGATTAGTTAAGCGATTTGGTAGTCGTGAACATCTCTTGGGTATCGTTGTCTTGGATCACACCGGCAAGGTGCTGGCGATCAGTCCGGGCCTGAACACATTCCTTGCCAACGCTCCTCTTGATCTTCCGCTTAGTATGGCCAAGGGCGAGGTGCGGGGTCAGTTCCTCCGGCTCGCCGCAGAACCAGTTCACCTTATGTCGGTGCCCCTGCACGATAAGGGCGAGATCGTCGGTGGACTGGCAGTGGTGCACGATGTCGCATATATCCGCGCCGAGAGCATGCGTGTCTGGCGCGAGTCCTTCCTCCGCGTGCTTGCACAAGTCTTCTTCATCGTTCTGATCACTGTCGTGATTGTGCGCTGGAGTATCACTGGCCCCATCGCGCGGGCAGCCAAATGGATGCGCGCATTGCGCACGGACAAGGCTCACTCCCGTCACGAAATGCCGGACCTCGAGATTCTCAAGCCGTTGGCTCGCGAGTTCGAGACTCTTGCCAAAAGCCTGACCCAGGCTCGCACGGCTGCGGAACAAGAAGCCCGCCTTCGAGAGGCCGGGGCTCGGGTCTGGACGGCGGAACGACTATCAGTGCAGGTTAGCAACCACCTTGAGGGTAGCCGGCTCTTCGTCGTGTCCAACCGTGAGCCCTATATGCACCAGCGCAACGGAAAATCAATCGATGTCGTGGTACCGCCCAGCGGTCTGGTCACGGCTCTCGAGCCGATCCTCACAGCCTGCGACGGAACGTGGATCGCTCAGGGTAGCGGCGACGCTGACTTCGAAACTGTCGACTCCCACGATCGGTTACGGGTTCCTCCGGACGACCCGCATTACACCTTACGCAGGGTGTGGCTCAGCAAGGAAGAGGAGGAAGGCTATTACTACGGCTTCGCCAATGAAGGACTGTGGCCTCTCTGTCACATTGCCCATACCCGGCCGATATTCCGTGCGCAGGACTGGAAGTACTACGAAGAGGTTAATCAGAAATTTGCAGCCACCGTTCTTCAGGAAATTGAGCACGTTTCCAACCCCGTCATCCTCGTGCAGGACTATCATTTCGCGCTCCTGCCGCGGCTCATCAAAGAACGCCGTCCCGAAGCTCGGGTCGCCATCTTCTGGCATATCCCATGGCCGAATCCGGAAGCCTTCGCGATCTGTCCGTGGCAGCTTCAACTGATCGACGGACTACTCGGTGCAGATCTGATCGGATTCCACATTCAGTCTCACTGCAACAATTTCCTGCAGACCGTGGACCGCGTGGTCGAATCGCGAGTCGATTGGGAGCACTTTTCTGTAATGCGGCGCGATCATTCGACCATTGTTCGTCCGTTCCCCATCAGCGTCAGTCTCTCTGCGGAAGAGGTGGAAGTGCCTCCCACATGGGAAGAGTCGTCGATGGAGCGGGCTGCTCTGCTACGCAAGATCGGCGTGGAAGCAATCTACCTGGGAGTGGGTGTTGATCGTGTCGACTACACCAAGGGGATTCTCGAGCGCTTTCTTGCAGTCGAGCGATTCCTTGAGAAATGGCCGTCTTATCAGGGCAAATTCACTTTTGTCCAGATTGGAGCACCGAGCCGGACGCACATCAAGCGCTATCACGACCTCCTTGTTGAGGTGGAAAGTGAAGCGCAGCGCATCAATCAGCGCTTTCAGTCGGCGAAATGGAAGCCGATTGTGTTTCTGAAAGGCCAGCACAGCCACAAGGAGATCATTCCCTTCTATAAAGCCGCGGATTTGTGTCTCGTGACCTCTTTGCACGACGGCATGAACCTGGTAGCAAAAGAATTTCTGGCTGCGCGAAACGATGAACGCGGAGTTCTCATCCTAAGTCAGTTCACGGGGGCTGCTCGCGAATTGCGCGATGCCCTGCTGATTAATCCTTATGACATCGATCAAACCGCCGATGCCATTCGAACCGCACTCGAAATGCAGCCGGAGGACAAGCAGATGAGGGTCCAGCGTATGCGCAAGACCATCGAGGAACACAATATCTACCGTTGGGCCGGCACATTGATTTCGGAGCTTTGCGAGCTTCGTCTGGACCAAACAGAAGAGTCTTCCGAAAGGAGCCGCGCCACCAGTGCAGTTTCCTGA
- the otsB gene encoding trehalose-phosphatase: MRSLQPEARLQVDSFLRTVAASPASLLMIDYDGTVAPFQVDKSLALPYPGVTELLREIMDQGHTRLAIVSGRDASDVVPLLRIDPAPDIWGLHGLQRRTPDGNIHTYIPDEKTDIGLRDAQRWIDYQQLQHATEVKGASVAVHWRGLDPSDAEERRGRVLMGWSSIAHQSGLRLLDFDGGLEICARHTDKGIAVRALLEEVGPDTPAAYLGDDVTDECAFRALAGRGLSVLVRQRYRKSSAQVWIHPPEDLILFLTQWLAASSANTGLGSESKAAANS; encoded by the coding sequence GTGCGATCCCTGCAACCGGAAGCCAGACTCCAGGTTGACTCATTCTTGCGGACGGTCGCTGCGTCTCCTGCGTCGTTGCTGATGATCGACTATGACGGCACTGTGGCGCCCTTCCAGGTAGACAAGTCTCTCGCTCTCCCCTATCCGGGCGTGACCGAACTCCTGCGCGAGATCATGGACCAGGGGCATACCCGACTCGCGATCGTTTCTGGCCGCGATGCTTCTGACGTTGTCCCTCTGCTCCGGATTGATCCCGCACCCGACATTTGGGGACTCCACGGCCTCCAACGTCGAACGCCTGACGGGAATATTCATACATACATTCCGGACGAGAAAACGGACATCGGGTTACGCGATGCACAACGGTGGATCGACTACCAGCAACTCCAGCATGCGACCGAAGTAAAAGGAGCCAGCGTAGCGGTGCATTGGCGGGGACTGGACCCATCTGACGCGGAGGAACGCAGGGGACGCGTGTTGATGGGATGGAGTTCGATCGCACATCAATCCGGCCTTCGCCTGCTTGACTTCGATGGCGGTCTGGAAATCTGCGCAAGACACACGGATAAAGGGATCGCGGTACGTGCCTTGCTGGAAGAAGTCGGACCTGACACGCCGGCAGCTTACCTTGGTGACGATGTCACGGATGAATGCGCGTTCCGCGCCCTAGCTGGTCGCGGACTGAGCGTACTGGTACGGCAGCGATACCGGAAGAGCTCCGCCCAAGTCTGGATTCATCCCCCCGAGGATCTGATTCTGTTCTTAACCCAGTGGCTCGCCGCGTCGTCAGCAAATACAGGTTTGGGCAGCGAGTCGAAAGCAGCGGCCAATTCATGA
- a CDS encoding glycosyltransferase: protein MAETVSRPSERRKAARTWEVPPAPAPPPHLADYAAIVGQASIDELQYLARDLKHRTVKMVNSTAVGGGVAEMLNRLVPLLTELQVETHWDVITGGNDFFEVTKAFHNALHGAPYELTRQAREIFLMYNEQNRERMQFNEDVVVIHDPQPAALILPPEKSAARWVWRCHIDLSNPNPQVWGLLRPFIERYHAAIFSSQSFARQLPIPQYLFYPCIDPLSEKNKPLEESTVQRVCDDFGVDRSRPIVTQVSRFDRLKDPVGVVQAFKLARKYVDCQLVLAGGGASDDPEGAIVLQEVREVAGNDPDIIILDLPPWCALEINALQQASTIVVQKSLREGFGLTVTEALWKGKPTIGGAVGGIPNQIIHQLTGALVHSIEGCAYQIRYLLTHPEFAARLGKNGHEHVKENFLMTTNVRRWLLLLRILLKV, encoded by the coding sequence ATGGCCGAAACCGTCTCCCGCCCGTCGGAACGGCGCAAGGCAGCTCGAACATGGGAGGTGCCGCCGGCGCCGGCGCCGCCTCCTCATCTTGCCGACTACGCAGCCATCGTAGGGCAAGCCTCCATCGACGAACTCCAATACCTCGCGCGCGACCTGAAGCATCGAACCGTGAAAATGGTGAACTCCACGGCTGTAGGTGGCGGCGTCGCCGAAATGCTCAACCGCCTTGTTCCCTTGCTCACAGAGCTTCAAGTGGAGACTCACTGGGACGTGATCACAGGTGGGAACGATTTCTTCGAGGTTACGAAAGCATTCCACAATGCCCTGCACGGCGCGCCGTACGAACTCACTCGGCAAGCACGGGAAATATTCCTGATGTACAACGAGCAGAATCGTGAGCGCATGCAGTTCAATGAGGACGTGGTCGTGATTCACGACCCGCAGCCCGCAGCCTTGATCCTGCCTCCCGAAAAGAGCGCGGCGCGCTGGGTCTGGCGTTGTCACATCGACCTGTCGAATCCCAATCCGCAAGTGTGGGGTCTTTTGCGGCCGTTCATCGAGCGTTACCACGCGGCTATTTTCTCGTCGCAATCCTTCGCGCGCCAGTTGCCGATTCCTCAATATCTTTTCTATCCGTGCATCGATCCGCTCTCGGAAAAGAACAAGCCGCTGGAGGAAAGCACCGTGCAGAGAGTCTGCGACGACTTCGGTGTCGATCGTTCCCGGCCCATCGTCACCCAGGTATCTCGTTTTGATCGCCTGAAAGATCCGGTCGGTGTGGTGCAGGCCTTTAAGCTGGCCCGAAAATATGTCGATTGCCAGTTGGTTCTGGCCGGAGGCGGAGCGAGCGACGACCCGGAGGGCGCGATCGTACTTCAGGAAGTCAGGGAGGTGGCGGGAAATGATCCGGACATTATTATTCTCGACCTGCCGCCCTGGTGCGCCTTGGAGATCAACGCGCTGCAGCAGGCGTCCACTATCGTTGTGCAGAAGTCTCTCCGCGAAGGTTTCGGCCTTACGGTGACGGAAGCACTCTGGAAGGGCAAACCCACGATCGGTGGGGCCGTGGGTGGAATACCGAACCAGATCATCCATCAGCTCACCGGCGCGCTGGTTCATTCGATAGAAGGCTGTGCCTATCAAATTCGGTACCTGCTGACGCATCCGGAATTTGCGGCGCGCCTCGGCAAGAACGGGCACGAGCATGTGAAAGAGAATTTCCTGATGACCACCAATGTGCGCAGGTGGCTGCTCTTGCTGCGCATTTTGTTAAAGGTCTAG
- a CDS encoding CsbD family protein: MNSDQLQGKWKQVKGTVKERWGKLTDDDVDVVNGQSEQLIGKVQERYGIAKEEAQRQVDDWMRSGSESESADELKRRRAS; encoded by the coding sequence ATGAATTCGGATCAACTGCAAGGAAAGTGGAAACAGGTAAAAGGAACTGTGAAAGAGCGCTGGGGAAAATTGACCGATGATGATGTCGATGTCGTCAACGGCCAAAGCGAACAGCTGATTGGAAAGGTCCAGGAACGATACGGCATCGCCAAAGAAGAGGCACAGCGCCAGGTGGATGACTGGATGCGCTCTGGATCTGAATCGGAAAGCGCAGATGAGCTTAAACGCCGTCGCGCCAGTTAG